A stretch of Macadamia integrifolia cultivar HAES 741 chromosome 7, SCU_Mint_v3, whole genome shotgun sequence DNA encodes these proteins:
- the LOC122083670 gene encoding pentatricopeptide repeat-containing protein DOT4, chloroplastic-like: MRRWTSQPRILSFIGTHLRILTPSELNHLLQICSNSAALKQGRQVHQQIILHGLGFNSFMATKLIQMYGDCNDFISAHILFDKLPQPNVFAWTAILALYSRNGMYHQCLNAYREMQVQGVRPDGYVFPKVLRACAQSLSLEEGIQIHKDILRCGAEFKLEVCNSLIDMYSKCGDAQTARRVFDKMVERDILSWNSMISGYVCNGFFDLAIEMLGSMRSEGLEPDLVTLNTIIDGYCRMGLCEEASGIFEQIKEPNIISWTTLMSGYSRIGKHEISIGIFRKMMLRGMVFPDADAICSIIVSCKNLGALRSGREVHGYGIKTGSSFKFYNSTGAALLTMYARCGRFQDTRNVFALMDKRDIVTWNAMILGFVLLGRDDLALTCFSEMQSSGIRSDHITLSTVFPICDLQCGKQMHALIWRNGFDLAIQVWNALINMYSKCGSIGAAYTVFSNMETKDVVSWNTIIGAYGIHGQGRVALKLLQEMKESGVQPNSATFTSALTACSHSGLVDEGLQLFNSLICNFDFFPSIEQFACIVDSLGRAGRLEEAITFINKMPIEPDRSIWGALLAACRVHQNIDFGRLAAEHLFHLEPKNPGNYITLSNIYARAGRWDDAVRVRKLMEDRGLMKPSGHSWLETADSVVISKTSVEGIVQDDLGIFI, encoded by the coding sequence ATGAGAAGATGGACTTCTCAACCTCGAATCTTATCTTTCATTGGGACCCATTTGAGAATCCTCACTCCTTCCGAACTCAACCATCTGCTTCAAATTTGCAGCAATTCAGCCGCATTGAAACAGGGCAGGCAAGTTCATCAGCAGATTATTCTTCATGGGTTGGGTTTCAATTCATTCATGGCGACCAAATTGATCCAGATGTATGGGGATTGCAACGATTTCATCTCTGCCCACATATTGTTTGACAAATTGCCTCAACCCAATGTGTTTGCATGGACGGCTATCCTCGCTCTATACTCGAGGAATGGAATGTATCACCAGTGCCTTAATGCTTACAGGGAGATGCAAGTGCAGGGTGTCAGACCCGACGGATATGTCTTTCCTAAGGTCCTTAGGGCCTGCGCTCAATCCTTGTCCTTGGAGGAGGGAATTCAAATCCACAAAGATATACTCAGGTGCGGTGCTGAATTCAAGCTGGAGGTCTGTAATTCCCTGATCGATATGTACTCAAAATGTGGTGATGCTCAAACAGCTCGACGGGTTTTTGACAAAATGGTGGAAAGAGATATATTATCGTGGAATTCTATGATTTCAGGTTATGTCTGCAATGGGTTTTTTGATTTGGCTATAGAAATGCTGGGTTCAATGAGATCAGAAGGTTTGGAGCCTGATTTGGTCACTTTGAATACAATCATTGATGGATATTGTCGTATGGGGTTGTGTGAGGAAGCTTCAGGGATCTTTGAACAAATTAAGGAGCCTAATATCATttcatggaccactttaatgtcAGGTTATTCAAGGATTGGGAAGCATGAGATATCCATAGGGATTTTCAGGAAAATGATGCTTAGAGGAATGGTTTTTCCCGATGCAGATGCTATTTGCAGTATCATTGTCTCATGCAAAAATCTAGGGGCTCTGAGAAGTGGACGGGAAGTTCATGGGTATGGAATTAAAACTGGATCCTCATTCAAGTTCTACAATTCAACAGGGGCAGCCTTGTTGACAATGTATGCTAGGTGTGGTAGGTTTCAAGATACAAGAAATGTATTTGCATTGATGGATAAACGTGATATTGTTACATGGAATGCAATGATTCTTGGGTTTGTACTTCTCGGACGGGATGACTTAGCACTTACATGTTTTAGTGAAATGCAATCAAGTGGAATTAGAAGTGATCATATAACACTATCGACAGTTTTTCCCATTTGTGATCTTCAATGTGGGAAACAAATGCACGCCCTCATCTGGAgaaatggtttcgatttggcTATTCAAGTATGGAATGCGTTGATCAACATGTACTCCAAATGTGGAAGCATTGGAGCTGCTTACACTGTATTCTCAAACATGGAAACCAAAGATGTGGTATCATGGAACACAATAATTGGAGCATATGGAATACATGGGCAAGGCAGAGTGGCTCTCAAGCTTCTGCAAGAAATGAAAGAGTCTGGTGTTCAACCCAACTCTGCAACTTTCACTTCTGCGCTCACTGCTTGCAGCCACTCAGGTCTTGTGGATGAGGGACTCCAACTCTTCAACAGCTTGATCTGCAACTTTGATTTCTTTCCAAGTATTGAACAGTTTGCATGTATTGTCGATTCACTTGGACGTGCTGGGCGACTTGAGGAGGCCATCaccttcataaataaaatgccAATTGAGCCTGATAGGAGCATCTGGGGGGCTCTGCTTGCTGCCTGTCGGGTCCATCAAAATATTGATTTTGGAAGGCTAGCTGCAGAGCACTTATTTCACTTGGAACCCAAAAACCCTGGAAATTATATCACGCTGTCAAATATATATGCGAGAGCTGGGAGATGGGATGATGCTGTGAGAGTGAGGAAGCTAATGGAAGATCGAGGATTGATGAAGCCATCTGGACATAGCTGGCTTGAGACCGCTGATTCAGTAGTGATTAGTAAGACATCGGTTGAAGGGATAGTTCAAGATGATCTTGGAATCTTTATTTAG